Proteins found in one Leptospira bouyouniensis genomic segment:
- a CDS encoding DUF547 domain-containing protein, producing the protein MKHLVSLFLVLGMSQTLFAQNFDHKHSVWDLLLKKHVKNGLVSYKGFITDSTTLNGYLETLTKVSENQYQSFSDKEKMSFLINAYNAFTVKLIIDHYPIDSITDIGSPISKINLARGIPWKKEFFSLLGKSRHLDWIEHEKLRKDFAEPRIHFAIVCASIGCPNLLSEAYNPSLLEKQLQSAKIGFLKNPKKNSYDKASNTLYLSKIFNWFQPDFTKKTSLIQFIQDGFEDTIKPDAKIIYNEYNWDLNEQK; encoded by the coding sequence ATGAAACATTTAGTAAGTCTCTTTTTGGTTTTGGGTATGTCCCAAACTTTGTTTGCACAAAACTTTGATCACAAACATAGTGTTTGGGATTTATTACTTAAAAAACACGTTAAAAATGGCCTTGTCTCTTACAAAGGTTTTATCACCGATTCCACAACCTTGAATGGATATCTTGAAACTCTAACAAAAGTTTCGGAAAACCAATACCAGTCATTTTCAGATAAAGAAAAAATGAGTTTTTTGATAAATGCATACAATGCATTTACAGTGAAACTCATAATCGACCATTACCCAATAGATAGTATAACTGACATTGGATCTCCAATTTCAAAAATCAATTTAGCTCGTGGCATTCCATGGAAAAAAGAATTCTTTAGTTTATTAGGGAAGTCCAGACACCTAGATTGGATTGAACATGAAAAATTGAGAAAAGATTTTGCAGAACCTCGTATTCACTTTGCGATTGTTTGTGCATCGATTGGGTGTCCCAATTTACTCTCAGAGGCGTACAATCCATCTTTATTAGAGAAACAATTACAATCTGCAAAGATTGGATTCTTAAAAAATCCTAAAAAAAATTCTTATGATAAAGCATCGAACACTTTGTATTTAAGTAAAATTTTCAATTGGTTCCAACCTGATTTTACAAAAAAAACAAGTTTGATTCAATTTATCCAAGATGGGTTTGAAGACACAATTAAACCAGATGCCAAAATCATTTACAATGAGTACAATTGGGATCTTAACGAACAAAAATAA
- a CDS encoding peroxiredoxin: MALRLGDEAPNFQAETSEGKIDFHEYLGQSWGILFSHPKDYTPVCTTELGYVAKIKPEFEKRNVKVIALSVDPVDSHKGWISDINETQNTNVNYPIIADADKKVSNLYDMIHPNASETTTVRSVFVVGPDKKVKLTLTYPASTGRNFDELLRVIDSLQLTSQFSVATPANWKDGEDTIIVPSVTDEDAKKKFPKGFRTIKPYLRYTPQPNK; this comes from the coding sequence ATGGCACTACGACTCGGCGATGAAGCACCCAATTTCCAAGCGGAAACTTCGGAAGGTAAAATTGACTTCCATGAATACTTAGGACAAAGTTGGGGGATTTTATTTTCCCACCCAAAAGATTACACTCCAGTTTGTACGACTGAATTAGGTTATGTGGCAAAAATCAAACCTGAGTTTGAAAAAAGAAATGTGAAAGTGATCGCATTATCGGTTGACCCAGTCGATAGCCATAAAGGTTGGATCTCTGACATCAACGAGACACAAAACACGAATGTTAACTACCCAATCATTGCGGATGCAGATAAAAAAGTATCCAATTTGTACGATATGATTCACCCAAATGCAAGTGAGACAACCACTGTGCGTTCCGTATTTGTTGTGGGTCCAGATAAAAAAGTAAAACTAACTTTGACCTATCCTGCATCTACAGGTAGAAATTTTGATGAGTTACTTCGTGTGATTGACTCTTTACAACTCACATCGCAGTTCAGTGTCGCAACGCCTGCGAATTGGAAAGATGGAGAAGATACAATCATCGTGCCTTCTGTCACAGATGAAGATGCGAAGAAAAAATTTCCAAAAGGATTCAGAACCATCAAACCTTATTTACGATACACTCCACAACCGAATAAATAG
- the sthA gene encoding Si-specific NAD(P)(+) transhydrogenase, whose translation MSINRFDLIAIGGGPAAQKAAIQASKLGKKAAIIEKDPYLGGGCVHWGTIPSKSLQETSRFYRNLKLSNLHGMQSPQSAQLTLQELMFRASTVIEKEEDVTREQMIQNRVTTLTGWGKIIDKNQVEVIDSAGRKKVYETENILIATGSSPRRPTNENIPFEEGLIYDSDGLFAMKKMPRTLAVIGAGIIGSEYATIFAHIGVKVHLFDSQSRILGFLDEDVSNEMTRIMQNSGIQIHVDSSITNYKKISEEEGFELTTNKGEVVRANQVLISRGRLGNVDNLGLETVGIVPNDRKQIQVNENYQTNIPNIYACGDVIGFPSLASVSMYQGAYVAKHMFGLPSAPVDAEEFPIGIYTLPEIATIGPTEEALKKRGVPYGVGLAKFDTITRAQISGDQVGLLKILFDKQTRRVLGVHIISDKATELIALGQCVVNLKAPIEYFTEHIFNYPTMIGAYKNAANDALLREK comes from the coding sequence ATGTCCATCAATCGATTTGATTTAATTGCTATCGGGGGCGGTCCAGCCGCTCAAAAAGCTGCTATCCAAGCAAGTAAACTCGGCAAAAAAGCTGCGATCATTGAAAAAGATCCCTATCTGGGTGGGGGATGTGTCCACTGGGGGACAATCCCATCCAAGTCTTTGCAAGAGACAAGTCGCTTCTACCGAAATCTGAAGCTATCCAACCTCCATGGAATGCAGTCCCCTCAATCAGCCCAACTGACTTTACAAGAACTCATGTTTCGAGCCTCCACTGTCATTGAAAAAGAAGAAGATGTCACTCGGGAACAGATGATCCAAAACCGAGTCACAACTCTCACTGGTTGGGGGAAAATCATCGACAAAAACCAAGTAGAAGTCATAGACTCTGCCGGTAGAAAAAAAGTATACGAAACAGAAAACATTCTCATTGCCACAGGAAGTAGTCCAAGACGTCCCACAAACGAAAACATCCCTTTTGAAGAGGGATTGATTTACGATAGTGATGGATTATTTGCGATGAAAAAAATGCCAAGAACCCTTGCTGTCATTGGAGCAGGGATCATTGGTTCCGAATACGCAACGATATTTGCCCATATTGGTGTGAAAGTTCATTTATTTGACTCACAAAGCCGAATTCTTGGATTCTTAGATGAGGATGTTTCCAATGAAATGACTCGGATCATGCAAAATTCGGGGATCCAAATCCATGTAGACTCTTCGATAACTAATTACAAAAAAATTTCTGAAGAAGAAGGTTTTGAACTAACAACTAACAAGGGTGAGGTAGTTCGAGCCAACCAAGTCCTTATTTCACGAGGTCGCCTTGGAAATGTAGACAATTTGGGTTTAGAAACTGTAGGGATAGTACCCAACGATAGAAAACAAATCCAAGTGAATGAAAATTACCAAACCAATATTCCCAATATTTATGCGTGTGGTGATGTCATTGGATTCCCAAGTTTAGCTTCTGTCTCGATGTACCAAGGAGCTTATGTCGCAAAACATATGTTTGGTTTACCTTCTGCACCAGTTGACGCAGAAGAATTCCCAATTGGAATTTATACATTACCTGAAATTGCAACCATTGGTCCCACAGAAGAAGCACTAAAAAAAAGGGGAGTTCCATATGGTGTGGGACTTGCCAAATTTGATACCATCACACGTGCCCAAATCAGTGGAGACCAAGTGGGATTATTAAAGATTTTATTCGATAAACAAACTAGGAGAGTTCTTGGAGTCCATATCATTTCTGATAAAGCAACCGAGCTCATTGCCCTTGGGCAATGTGTTGTGAACTTAAAAGCACCGATTGAGTATTTTACCGAACATATCTTCAATTACCCGACCATGATTGGTGCATACAAAAATGCGGCAAATGATGCCCTTTTGCGCGAAAAATAA
- a CDS encoding adenylate/guanylate cyclase domain-containing protein, with protein sequence MIQSGLISLWKILSEGIRAKLAWFTGTLIALTILLLSIITVRQQTAILSESYEKQAAVSKNFIAGLVMEIESISQNLIRIEEFKSRIEKQQEELKKYQTAKLVTKKKTVSVFGFKTNLFGSLGTSRVLKKFDTFYSVYLTKDDVAILEKEIRDQLKDASNRNISEKEWHSLESLASAYVKNEEKYLEIIKQPTPEETEAKAKWEMDLKTIKKEMRNHKSKLDLFIAKFYAESKKRKLEELGLDTQLFRIQTFPISAMIQGETSIASFDTQIIDNTSPLAKIEHFDQMESSLVDSFQKLSDDITTVDEGEKQYVYEWQDREIQALHSPLFRHQNSTKRAFNLISIKSKLGDYREVIKEDYRITNELAQLIPKLRERIQFLKNAKPPIPPAKDKLFTSYYKSYQELTSDREKIYDEVSLRYPIPKESEEKIESLRSLRDVTLEDWILLKFKTDPLEYEKYYQDPEVRESHRNRWKAIRKWIVSAEQETPPKDLKKLFPDGSFGHSRSESEEIMWRLDSAHLLEAENVPLMVLRDNFSGLIRTLVDRTDGIRAIKDNRNQIVFTAITICLVAILFAIFISGVVVQKIRKIIRSAEDVGQGNLNVQFDDGGNDEFGNLTIALNQMVSGLKEREKMRGVLGSMVDPVVVGEALKDLEKLKRGSEKVITAFFSDIAGFSTISEKLNSKELADLLNEYLSAMTLILKQHDGVLDKYIGDAIVGIFNAPLDVENHCLKAVTASVEMRDKLEVLKKEWIEKKSYIPEAHNMTFRIGLNLGYAKVGFMGTDALASYTMMGDTVNLAARLEAAGKDYGVCILVSEFVHDEIKDHFFTRKLDTVRVKGKSKPVTLYEVKCKKGEETEAEKKFVNSYETALFSYFNRKFSDAKSQFESLYKATKDEASKLLLERCQYYIESPPELDWDGSFTRTKK encoded by the coding sequence ATGATTCAGTCTGGATTGATCTCCCTTTGGAAAATCCTATCGGAAGGGATTCGTGCAAAACTTGCTTGGTTTACAGGTACTTTGATAGCCTTAACCATTTTGCTCTTGTCCATCATTACAGTCCGCCAACAGACTGCGATCCTTTCTGAAAGTTACGAAAAACAAGCTGCAGTCTCCAAAAATTTTATTGCAGGTCTTGTGATGGAAATTGAATCCATTTCCCAAAATTTAATTCGAATTGAGGAGTTTAAATCTAGAATCGAAAAACAACAAGAAGAGTTAAAAAAATACCAAACTGCCAAATTGGTGACCAAGAAAAAAACCGTCTCTGTGTTCGGATTCAAAACAAATTTATTTGGTTCCCTCGGAACTTCGCGGGTACTAAAAAAATTTGATACTTTTTATTCCGTTTATCTCACGAAGGATGATGTCGCTATACTAGAAAAAGAAATTCGTGACCAATTGAAAGATGCCTCAAATCGTAACATCAGTGAAAAGGAATGGCATTCATTAGAAAGTCTTGCTTCTGCATATGTCAAAAATGAGGAAAAATATTTAGAAATCATCAAACAACCTACTCCAGAAGAAACGGAAGCAAAAGCGAAGTGGGAAATGGATCTCAAAACTATCAAAAAGGAAATGCGCAATCACAAATCCAAACTTGATTTGTTCATTGCTAAGTTTTATGCTGAATCCAAAAAAAGAAAACTAGAAGAGTTAGGACTTGATACACAATTATTCCGTATCCAAACGTTCCCTATATCGGCTATGATTCAAGGAGAAACATCGATTGCCTCGTTTGATACTCAAATCATCGATAATACTTCTCCTTTAGCAAAAATCGAACATTTCGACCAAATGGAAAGTAGTTTAGTGGATTCCTTCCAAAAACTATCAGATGATATCACAACTGTTGATGAAGGTGAAAAACAATATGTTTATGAATGGCAAGATAGAGAGATCCAAGCACTTCATTCTCCGTTATTTCGTCACCAAAATTCAACAAAACGTGCATTTAATCTAATTAGCATCAAATCAAAATTAGGTGACTATCGAGAAGTAATCAAAGAAGATTACCGAATTACAAATGAACTCGCACAATTGATACCGAAACTAAGAGAACGAATCCAATTCTTAAAAAATGCAAAACCTCCTATCCCCCCTGCAAAAGACAAACTTTTCACAAGTTATTACAAATCCTATCAGGAGTTGACTTCTGATAGGGAGAAAATATATGATGAAGTATCCTTACGATATCCAATCCCGAAAGAATCTGAAGAAAAAATTGAATCTTTACGTAGTTTGCGAGATGTTACATTAGAAGATTGGATCCTCTTAAAATTTAAAACCGATCCACTAGAATATGAAAAGTATTACCAAGACCCAGAGGTGAGAGAATCACATCGAAACCGGTGGAAAGCCATACGTAAGTGGATTGTTTCGGCAGAACAAGAAACTCCCCCAAAGGATTTAAAAAAACTTTTCCCAGATGGAAGTTTTGGTCATTCCCGTAGTGAATCGGAAGAGATCATGTGGCGCTTAGATTCGGCCCATTTGTTAGAAGCAGAAAATGTTCCGCTCATGGTGTTACGAGATAATTTTTCAGGTCTCATCCGAACTTTAGTTGATCGTACCGACGGTATTCGCGCTATCAAAGATAATCGAAACCAGATAGTTTTTACTGCGATCACAATCTGCCTCGTTGCCATTTTATTTGCAATTTTTATTTCTGGTGTTGTTGTACAAAAGATACGAAAGATCATTCGTAGTGCTGAAGATGTGGGACAAGGAAATTTAAATGTTCAATTTGACGATGGTGGAAATGATGAGTTTGGGAACCTAACAATCGCTCTCAACCAAATGGTGTCCGGTCTCAAAGAAAGAGAAAAGATGCGAGGGGTCCTTGGAAGTATGGTGGATCCAGTTGTAGTTGGAGAAGCTTTAAAGGATTTAGAGAAATTAAAACGAGGGAGTGAAAAAGTCATCACTGCATTTTTCTCAGACATTGCTGGTTTTAGTACTATCTCAGAGAAACTCAATTCAAAAGAACTAGCAGACCTTCTCAATGAATATTTATCTGCCATGACTCTTATCCTCAAACAACATGATGGTGTATTAGATAAATACATCGGTGATGCCATAGTTGGAATCTTCAATGCACCGCTCGATGTTGAAAACCATTGTTTAAAAGCAGTCACTGCCAGTGTGGAAATGAGAGATAAACTCGAAGTATTAAAAAAGGAATGGATAGAAAAAAAATCATATATCCCTGAAGCCCATAATATGACTTTCCGAATTGGTCTTAACCTAGGTTATGCGAAAGTTGGCTTTATGGGAACAGATGCCCTTGCCTCTTACACCATGATGGGTGATACCGTTAACCTTGCTGCTAGACTCGAAGCTGCAGGTAAAGATTATGGGGTTTGTATTTTGGTCTCTGAGTTTGTGCATGATGAAATCAAAGATCATTTTTTTACGAGAAAACTGGATACAGTCCGAGTGAAAGGGAAATCAAAACCTGTCACTTTGTATGAAGTGAAGTGTAAAAAAGGCGAAGAAACAGAGGCGGAGAAAAAATTTGTAAACTCTTATGAAACGGCACTTTTTTCTTATTTCAACCGAAAGTTTTCTGATGCTAAATCCCAATTTGAAAGTTTATACAAAGCAACAAAAGATGAAGCCAGTAAACTCCTCTTAGAACGATGCCAATATTATATAGAATCACCCCCTGAATTGGATTGGGATGGTTCGTTCACAAGGACAAAAAAGTAG
- a CDS encoding S8 family serine peptidase, whose amino-acid sequence MKMNQQSITKILTIAAMLIASNILISDPIWKLNQTKLDLDALRTKSKSSQKLPYLPGEVVIQFKKTVPDSELLRQTSKLATVTGGLNLKGHFTTAKLLDSETMEEGLRRIKRDPNVESVEPRYLYYKQASAPNDPQFARLWGLSNTGQTLASPSYMANSSNPGTSGKDMNVLGGWDVTTSCLGSNAIVAVLDTGVTYNHEDLVGNMWDGSGGCVNQNGTAIGGGCPNHGYDFVNNDNNPRDEEGHGTHVAMTIGAVGNNSIGITGVCQSAKIMAVRVLGLGGGTNDSVANGIYFAVRNGAKIINMSLGGPSFSTAINSAIEYARTNDVLVVVAAGNDGANLNGTGASYPCENTNANLICIAALDQKHALANFSNYDSNGTAANRTVDFGAPGTNIYSGYGNEISYNENATSYSDWTYSTVGTAWSSTTCTVQNFKMLANVDCTLPNLLFDNASVTLSTVALSTNSIVYKNFTIPSGSTNVSLSHFIISVGERQNSTSCYDYIQARYSSTAGSPAGGTILPMYDSNFGSFKDQLCWDNTDPFVSDTSDTKILTNCIGGGTNCTVGYRMVSDNLDAFPGGIVADVYLTAWAPSTTAYTNLNGTSMATPNVAGVAALIRSYNPSFTYQDVITKLIEGGVTETALTGTTQYGKAINANNSLKHLKQVTGVTAVLQ is encoded by the coding sequence ATGAAAATGAATCAACAATCGATTACAAAAATTCTGACAATTGCGGCAATGTTAATTGCCTCAAATATTTTGATTTCCGATCCAATTTGGAAATTGAATCAAACAAAACTAGACTTGGATGCTCTTCGAACAAAATCGAAATCTTCCCAAAAGTTACCATATCTTCCTGGAGAAGTGGTCATTCAGTTTAAAAAAACCGTCCCAGACTCTGAACTTCTCCGCCAAACATCAAAATTAGCAACTGTCACGGGAGGTCTAAATCTAAAAGGCCACTTTACAACGGCTAAATTATTGGATTCAGAAACAATGGAAGAGGGACTTCGACGTATCAAACGTGATCCAAATGTTGAGTCAGTTGAACCAAGGTATTTATATTATAAACAAGCTTCGGCTCCAAACGATCCACAATTTGCAAGGCTTTGGGGTCTTAGTAATACAGGACAAACGCTCGCCTCTCCAAGTTATATGGCAAATTCGAGTAATCCAGGAACATCAGGAAAAGACATGAATGTTCTCGGCGGTTGGGATGTGACAACTAGTTGTTTAGGTAGCAATGCAATCGTTGCTGTGTTGGATACTGGCGTCACATATAACCATGAAGATTTAGTCGGAAATATGTGGGATGGATCTGGTGGTTGTGTCAACCAAAATGGTACTGCTATCGGTGGTGGTTGTCCAAATCATGGATACGATTTTGTTAACAATGACAATAACCCACGTGATGAAGAAGGTCACGGTACACATGTGGCGATGACCATTGGTGCTGTTGGTAATAATAGTATAGGGATCACTGGTGTGTGCCAATCTGCAAAAATCATGGCAGTTCGGGTCCTAGGTTTAGGCGGAGGAACAAACGATTCCGTAGCCAATGGAATCTATTTCGCAGTTCGGAATGGTGCAAAAATCATTAACATGAGTTTGGGTGGACCTAGTTTTAGTACTGCTATTAATAGTGCAATTGAATATGCAAGAACCAATGATGTGTTAGTTGTTGTTGCCGCAGGGAATGATGGAGCTAATTTAAATGGAACGGGAGCTTCTTACCCATGTGAAAATACAAATGCGAATTTAATTTGTATTGCTGCCCTCGATCAAAAACATGCTCTTGCAAACTTTTCGAACTATGATTCAAATGGGACTGCTGCAAATAGAACAGTTGATTTTGGGGCACCTGGTACTAATATTTACAGTGGGTATGGAAATGAAATTTCCTACAATGAAAATGCAACTAGTTATTCTGACTGGACCTATTCGACAGTAGGAACTGCTTGGTCTTCCACTACTTGTACGGTTCAAAATTTTAAAATGTTAGCTAACGTAGACTGTACGCTACCAAACCTTCTATTTGACAATGCATCTGTAACTCTTTCAACAGTTGCATTAAGTACAAATAGTATCGTCTACAAAAATTTCACAATTCCATCTGGATCTACCAATGTTTCTTTGTCGCATTTTATCATTAGTGTCGGTGAAAGACAAAATTCAACGTCATGTTATGATTATATCCAAGCAAGGTATTCCTCTACAGCAGGTTCCCCAGCGGGTGGTACGATTTTACCTATGTATGATTCAAATTTTGGATCATTTAAAGACCAACTTTGTTGGGACAACACTGATCCATTTGTAAGCGATACTTCAGACACAAAAATTTTAACGAATTGTATTGGTGGCGGAACGAATTGTACGGTTGGGTATCGTATGGTTTCTGATAATTTGGATGCTTTTCCAGGTGGAATCGTTGCAGATGTATACCTTACTGCTTGGGCACCATCAACAACAGCATATACGAATTTAAATGGAACTTCGATGGCGACTCCAAACGTTGCTGGAGTTGCTGCATTAATCCGATCTTACAATCCAAGTTTTACTTACCAAGATGTCATTACAAAACTAATTGAAGGTGGAGTGACAGAGACAGCTTTGACTGGTACAACTCAATATGGGAAAGCAATAAATGCGAATAATTCTCTCAAACATTTAAAACAAGTAACTGGAGTTACAGCTGTTTTACAATAG
- a CDS encoding TIGR04452 family lipoprotein has product MTHAHKSLFVGLLFFGMTLVTNCNQPTLARLSNDNILGSDAKAALLEASKRIDGVKFASLGVNSSATEASSALLNDVLIPILAEINPDKYYKRDGVESCVKNIYLLGLALPNYASVELSCKIEEVTTFDFLK; this is encoded by the coding sequence ATGACACACGCACACAAATCACTCTTCGTAGGATTACTCTTTTTTGGAATGACCCTTGTTACAAACTGTAACCAACCAACACTTGCTAGGTTAAGTAACGACAACATACTTGGTTCCGATGCAAAAGCAGCACTATTAGAAGCATCAAAAAGAATCGATGGTGTTAAATTTGCTTCTTTAGGTGTCAATTCTTCAGCTACAGAGGCATCTTCTGCCTTACTAAACGATGTTTTGATTCCTATCCTTGCAGAAATCAATCCGGATAAGTATTATAAACGTGATGGCGTGGAGTCTTGTGTGAAAAATATTTATCTTTTAGGATTGGCACTTCCAAACTATGCTTCTGTCGAACTCTCTTGCAAAATTGAAGAAGTTACAACATTTGATTTTTTGAAATAA
- a CDS encoding FecR family protein, whose amino-acid sequence MSELEDQKHIEALESLLRKPSKVTENMEFPKWEEVSNRSIRYDFEGKPKQTSQIISFFRKPMGYATVGGTLFAIAASILFVFLLKSTETKTLEVTSSALSEKKRSILSPLHVTVSQIKGKVFVIPAGSVTTVPLVEKYQLTSGDQISTETGSQVDLHFETGSWIRVSSQSEVVVDTLQKTNEGSLSQKFSVKKGKLFASVSKLSKDSEFIVQAGEHLTQVRGTVFSVTYDGVTETVAVREGSVAFGDLIINSKQQAIVKQGETIPQIASQVSPKEDKELKAFYTQAMLAKESMLYKEHSRLELVRLEDGTELRGVILGQTETHLHFQGLDGQIEIPIQNIVETEKIR is encoded by the coding sequence ATGAGCGAATTAGAAGATCAAAAACATATCGAAGCTTTGGAATCCCTTTTGCGCAAACCGTCCAAGGTGACGGAAAACATGGAATTCCCAAAATGGGAAGAAGTTTCAAATCGTTCGATTCGTTATGATTTCGAAGGAAAACCTAAACAAACTAGCCAAATCATTTCCTTCTTTCGTAAACCAATGGGTTATGCAACTGTTGGGGGTACTTTGTTTGCTATAGCTGCTAGTATCCTTTTTGTCTTTCTCCTAAAATCAACGGAAACAAAAACTTTAGAAGTAACATCGTCGGCCTTATCAGAAAAAAAACGAAGTATTCTCTCACCCTTACATGTGACAGTATCCCAAATCAAAGGCAAAGTATTTGTCATTCCCGCAGGGAGTGTCACTACTGTTCCACTCGTTGAAAAATACCAACTCACATCTGGCGACCAAATATCGACAGAAACTGGCTCGCAAGTGGACCTACATTTTGAAACCGGTTCTTGGATACGGGTCAGTTCCCAATCTGAGGTAGTAGTTGATACTCTTCAAAAAACCAATGAAGGTTCTCTATCTCAGAAATTCTCTGTCAAAAAAGGGAAACTTTTTGCTTCTGTATCCAAACTCTCCAAAGATAGTGAATTTATAGTCCAAGCAGGAGAACACCTCACGCAAGTTAGAGGAACAGTATTCAGTGTGACTTACGATGGGGTTACTGAAACGGTAGCTGTCCGAGAAGGATCCGTTGCTTTTGGTGACTTAATCATAAATTCAAAACAACAAGCAATTGTTAAACAAGGGGAAACCATCCCACAAATTGCTTCACAAGTTAGTCCCAAAGAAGACAAAGAATTAAAAGCTTTTTATACCCAAGCCATGCTTGCCAAAGAGTCAATGCTTTACAAGGAGCACTCACGATTGGAACTTGTTCGTTTAGAAGATGGCACGGAACTCCGAGGGGTAATCTTAGGACAAACCGAAACACATTTGCATTTCCAAGGATTGGATGGACAAATCGAAATCCCTATCCAAAACATTGTCGAAACAGAAAAAATACGTTAA
- a CDS encoding HAMP domain-containing protein, whose protein sequence is MPENHKKNFRFRYLIDKEFQLKFLAHYSLLFISGVIVTLLSLYWLNQSKYDGGAVFRLRQDAQTVYWKVENEDAAPGEAKEKFVPREIYLPNYDHKLDRYEIQKDAVVTLSVLYLFLITVFSIFKSHKMAGPVFSIKRSLQRMASGEPIETIRIRKGDEFQELVEVLNEVIQKRMNDQSKKST, encoded by the coding sequence ATGCCAGAGAATCACAAAAAAAACTTTCGATTCCGATATCTCATCGATAAGGAATTCCAATTAAAATTCTTAGCCCATTATTCCCTTCTGTTTATATCTGGAGTGATTGTCACTCTTTTGTCCTTATATTGGTTGAACCAATCAAAATATGATGGGGGAGCAGTCTTTCGCCTCAGACAAGATGCTCAGACGGTTTATTGGAAAGTCGAAAATGAAGATGCCGCTCCCGGAGAAGCAAAAGAAAAATTTGTACCTAGGGAAATATACTTACCAAATTATGATCACAAATTGGATCGTTATGAGATCCAAAAAGATGCAGTTGTGACTTTGTCTGTCCTTTATCTTTTCCTAATCACAGTGTTTTCGATTTTCAAATCTCATAAGATGGCAGGGCCAGTATTCAGCATCAAACGATCCTTACAAAGGATGGCGTCTGGTGAACCAATTGAAACCATCCGTATTCGAAAAGGTGATGAGTTCCAAGAATTGGTTGAAGTTTTAAACGAAGTAATCCAGAAACGGATGAACGATCAGAGCAAGAAATCTACATAA
- a CDS encoding RNA polymerase sigma factor — MSDNSVSMSQIYERSHKRIFDFLYKYTQNADTAMDLMQDSFLSFHKHYGNAGLSEEKSIMVLYTIARNLSINHAKKFSTSREIATDEIEFHSHNPKLETKAEYQDLEDRLYSFLGELSEDERSALLLKNVEGFQLVQIAEVLGVSVSTASRLVIKATEKVLAIAKRENLVPD, encoded by the coding sequence GTGTCCGACAATTCCGTCTCCATGAGTCAAATCTACGAAAGAAGTCATAAACGAATTTTTGACTTTCTTTATAAATATACTCAAAATGCGGACACAGCCATGGATTTAATGCAAGACAGCTTTTTAAGTTTCCATAAACATTATGGCAATGCTGGCCTCTCAGAAGAGAAGTCCATCATGGTTTTGTACACGATTGCTCGCAATTTATCCATCAATCATGCAAAAAAGTTTTCCACATCTCGTGAAATCGCTACTGACGAAATTGAATTTCATAGCCACAATCCAAAATTAGAAACAAAAGCAGAATACCAAGATTTAGAGGATCGCTTGTATTCCTTTTTGGGCGAACTTTCCGAAGATGAAAGGTCTGCTTTGTTATTAAAAAACGTAGAAGGTTTCCAACTCGTTCAGATCGCAGAAGTACTAGGCGTTTCTGTCTCAACAGCTTCAAGGCTTGTCATCAAAGCCACTGAGAAAGTTTTGGCCATAGCAAAAAGGGAAAATCTGGTTCCAGATTAA
- a CDS encoding OsmC family protein — MHIHLKRIESPFVLEVTNESGNSIKIDASPEIGGKNSGPRPMELLIMGLAGCSSIDVLMILNKHRIEVKDYSVDVEADREKVGEANLFKNIHMKFFVKGDFQESQVKRAIDLSLEKYCSVAKTLEKTASITYEFVLVP, encoded by the coding sequence ATGCATATCCATTTAAAACGAATCGAATCCCCTTTTGTTCTCGAAGTTACCAACGAATCAGGAAATTCAATAAAGATTGATGCCTCACCAGAGATTGGTGGTAAAAATTCAGGACCAAGACCAATGGAACTTTTGATCATGGGGCTTGCCGGTTGTAGTAGCATTGATGTATTGATGATCTTAAATAAACATCGCATTGAAGTGAAAGATTATTCTGTGGATGTTGAAGCAGACCGAGAAAAAGTTGGTGAAGCCAATCTTTTCAAAAACATCCACATGAAGTTTTTTGTAAAAGGAGATTTCCAAGAATCTCAAGTAAAACGTGCAATTGATTTGAGTTTAGAGAAGTATTGTTCCGTAGCAAAAACTTTAGAAAAAACAGCTTCCATTACATACGAATTTGTATTAGTTCCCTAA